The genomic stretch CCGACCTTACCGATCCGATCTTGGAACGTGCCCTGCGGGGTTCTGGCCAGCCAAATAGACGCGGCCAACATGCCGATTCCGAGAGCCGACCACAGCCAACCCAGCTCCATCGGTCCCACCTGCAGCAATTCCTTGGCAACCACCGGCAGCAGGAACACGAAAGCGCTGATCGCCAGGTTGTACAATACCGCGGTGATCATCAAGGCGAAGACGACCCGATGCTGCAAAAACACGAACCGGAACCCCACCATCATGTCCTGCATCACGGGAGTGGACAACACATCGATCGCCTTCCCGGTTCGAACCTCGCGGACCCGGATCGGGAAGAGGAACAACGCCGAGGCCAAAAAGGTCGCGGCATCCACGTAGAGGACGTTCTGTGCGCCAATCAGTGCGATGCCTAAACCGCTCATGGCCGGTCCCAACAACACCCCGATGTTGGTCGTGCTCTGGATGAACGCGTTCGCGGTCGTCAGTTGGGAACGTTGCACGATGAGCGGCACGGCTGAAGCCAGAGCCGGCCCGAAGATGGTCGACACGATCGAGATAAGGAACACCAGGACATATAACCGCTCGAGCGTGAGCATATCGAACGTATAAAAGAGCGGGATCAATAAGACCATCAATGTTCGTAAGAGATCGACGACGATCATGACGGTTTTCTTGGGGAGTTGATCGAGGTAGACGCCGATGAGCGGACCAAACACCAGCGGCGGGATGGTCTGCAGGAGCCCGATGGCGGTCATCTTGAGCGCCGATCCGGTCAGTTCATAGACGAACCACAACAGCGCGACCTTGTTCAGGCCGTCGCCGATCTGGGAGATAACCTGGCCTGCCCAAAGACACCCGAAATCCCGGGTTCCTAACAACCGCCATCCGGCGGCATTCGATTCAGAAGTGGGCTGCGACTCGTCTGCCATGCTGGTCCTTCCGCGAGGTTGCGATCGCGATGACTAGAGGTTCGAAGCATGCTGCGGCCTCGGTTTCCCCGGGAGCGCAGCGGCATCAGCGATGAGTTGTTGATAGATCTTGACGTAGTCGTTGGTCATGCGTTGAGCGGTAAATCGCTCATCGAACACTTTCCGGCATCGATGCCGGTCAATGGTCCTGAGCTTCTCCACCTGGCTCACCATTTCATCAAGATTCTCGCTGATAAAACCCGTCTCACCATGACCGATGATTTCCGGGATCGAACCCCGGCGGTAAGCGAGGACCGGTGTACCACAGGCCAAGCTCTCAATCAACACGAGGCCGAACGGTTCAGGCCAATCGTAGGGACAGATCAATCCGATGGCATTCCCGATAAAATCGCTTTTTTCCCGGTCTGTGATCTCGCCGACAAACTCGATCAAGGGATGGTCGAGGAGTGGCTCCACAACCCGCTCGAAGTAGGCGCGGTCCGCCGGGTCCACCTTCGCCGCCATCTTCATAGGGATCCCCACCCGCTTGGCCAGTTCGATCGCTTGATCCGGACACTTTTCCGGGGAAACCCGTCCCAGGAACGCAAGGTACTTTCCGGGCTCCGGGTGGAACTTATACAGGTCATGCGGCAACCCGTGATAAACCGTGTTCGCCCAATTGCACCATGGTAAAGGCTTGCGCTGAGAATCCGAAATCGACACGAGCGGCAATTCGGCAAAATCACGGAAGACCGGGACGAGTTCAGGCAAATCCAAGCGGCCATGGAGCGTCGTCACGACGGGCACACGGCAACGGCGGGAAAGGGAAAATGCCAGAAAATCGAGGTGAGAGTGAATCAGGTCGAACTGGTCGGCCGCGGCGAACACCTGCTCCATCATCTGAATGAGCGGCGCCTCGCGGTTGAAGATGCCGGTATTGAGTCGAAGGGCCTGCTGGCAGGGCGCTTCCAACTTTGCCCGCGTCACCGAATCGCCACTGGCGAACAGCGTCACTTCGTGCCCTTGCCGGACGAGTTCCTCCGTCAGGTAGGAGACGATACGTTCTGTTCCCCCGTACAACTTCGGCGGGACGCTCTCCCAAAGCGGCGATACCTGGGCAATCCTCATACGCGCAATCTCCTTCTAATCGTGACCGGTGAGCGACGAAGATGCACGCTCTGAAACGGGTACAATTCCGCGTCGACTACCGTACGGTCGGCATTCTTTCCGTTCTGCACATTCGATTCAATTGACATCTTTGACATGGCTACGATCTTTTTGTCGTCTGGTCTAGAGGAGCACCCGATCGACCGCACGCACGCTGGGCAAAGCAATCGCCATACCGACGCAGCTTGACCTGAAGGATCACTGAGCTACAAACCGATACCAAGCTGAAATATCAATACCTTAACGGTCACTTCTCCAAAGCTCACCGTCTCTAGGATGCCTGTGCAGGCTGTGGATTCTGTTGATAACTCACCGATCGAACGCAAGCGACTGTGACGGGCTTGCCTCGACACACCAAACCGCCACAGCACACCACCTGTTCTGATGTAGAGGTGAGGTGCCAGAGCAGCGCATGGAACCGGCAATGAACATTGCCGAGGGGGAAGCTCGGCGGACGCAGGGGCGATGCTTTCGGTCGAGATAGGCGGCTAGGGAATGTCGTCGAGAAGACCGGACTGAATCAGCGGGAGCGCCCCGACATCACGCGGTACGGGAGGGAACACCACGGGGGAACCGGCCTGGTTCGCCCCCTGAATAAGCCCCACAGAGAGCTGCGGTCCCAGCGTCATGATGGCTCCGCTCCACGCCTGCCCTGTTGTGGGGTTTCTGAAATTATACGATTCGAAGTTATTCCCGAAATTGTAGATAAATCCCTGCGTCCCCTGGTTGTCCACATACAAATTTCCGGGGCCCGCGAGATTAAATAACGGAGCGACTCCCCCGTTGAAGCCTCGCACGCCGGAGACAGATTGCGCCCCCGCCGGCGAGCTCCACAACAGCATCGCCACGGCCGCAATCCCTATGAGTTGAGTGCAGCGACTCACATCCCTCCACACGTCCGAGCATGGACACTGGTCTCCGTTTGTGGTACCACGCCAGCATCGGTATGCAGTCAGTATGGCTCAACCCAGACCACGCAGCAAGGAGTTTGTTATGGCCAATCCAATCCTCCGGGGATGCCTGTGCATCGGCAGCGCAACGGCGCTCCTGCTGTGGACGGCAAGCGCATCATTCAGCCTGGACGTGACCAAACCGGTCCCCACCGAACGTCGCGAAGCCATGTCGCTGGCAGATGCCGTGTTGAAGGCGCTGCAGAATAACCTCGATATCCATATCGGTCGACAGACCAAGGAGAGCCGACTGGCCGATATCATTATCGAGCAAGCGAAGTTTGACCCAACCGTGAGCCTCAACGGCCAATACAACCGGCAGGTGTCGCCCCTCAACCGTCCGATTCTGGGTTTCACCGGTGCGAACCTGCAGGACATCACCAAGTTTGACCAGAACACGTCCACCGTGACCGCCGACATCACGCAAAATCTTTCGACCGGCGCCAATTATGATCTCAACTACAGCCCACAACGCAGCTATGTGAGCGGGCCCAACACGTTTCTCTTCAACCCGGCTTGGACGGGGGGACTCGCTCTCACGGTCACGCAGCCGCTCCTGAAAAACTTCGGCACCGACATCAACAGGACCTTCATCACGATCGCCCAAAACAACGCCACGGTCGAGCAGCACGTGTTCCTCGATCGCGTCCTAACAGTCATCGCTTCCGTCGAGCAAACGTTTTGGGAAATGGTGTTTGCCAATGAGAACCTCAAGGTGGCCCAGGCGG from Nitrospira sp. encodes the following:
- a CDS encoding glycosyltransferase family 4 protein; its protein translation is MRIAQVSPLWESVPPKLYGGTERIVSYLTEELVRQGHEVTLFASGDSVTRAKLEAPCQQALRLNTGIFNREAPLIQMMEQVFAAADQFDLIHSHLDFLAFSLSRRCRVPVVTTLHGRLDLPELVPVFRDFAELPLVSISDSQRKPLPWCNWANTVYHGLPHDLYKFHPEPGKYLAFLGRVSPEKCPDQAIELAKRVGIPMKMAAKVDPADRAYFERVVEPLLDHPLIEFVGEITDREKSDFIGNAIGLICPYDWPEPFGLVLIESLACGTPVLAYRRGSIPEIIGHGETGFISENLDEMVSQVEKLRTIDRHRCRKVFDERFTAQRMTNDYVKIYQQLIADAAALPGKPRPQHASNL
- a CDS encoding MFS transporter; this translates as MADESQPTSESNAAGWRLLGTRDFGCLWAGQVISQIGDGLNKVALLWFVYELTGSALKMTAIGLLQTIPPLVFGPLIGVYLDQLPKKTVMIVVDLLRTLMVLLIPLFYTFDMLTLERLYVLVFLISIVSTIFGPALASAVPLIVQRSQLTTANAFIQSTTNIGVLLGPAMSGLGIALIGAQNVLYVDAATFLASALFLFPIRVREVRTGKAIDVLSTPVMQDMMVGFRFVFLQHRVVFALMITAVLYNLAISAFVFLLPVVAKELLQVGPMELGWLWSALGIGMLAASIWLARTPQGTFQDRIGKVGRSLTIGGVAVCTLGLIQTPVLFSTFLLIVIIGGSTSLFYPVVWAMLQEVTPEHLLGRVFTTFSVGSMASAMVGMAGFGWAADALGPAVSLIGIGLLLLVTAMVTVQVSRRGLMVSPAVA